DNA sequence from the Bacteroidota bacterium genome:
TTTTGATTTTCCTTTGCTCCAGTCAGATAAAATAATATTTACATTTACACCTCTAATAGAAGCAGAGCGAATTGCATTATCTAATTTTGAGTAGTATTCATTTTTATCTTTTACCGAATAGGAAAGTAATTGAATTAATATTTCCGATTCCGCTTTATCAATTAATTTTATTATCTCATCTTCGTCCCAATTCATTCCGGAATAAATTAAATTTTTCGGACTAAAACTCGGATATAATTTTATCTCTTTTTTTGTTCCGACTTCCAAAGTAATTGGGTTTTTTGAATTGATCATTTGAATAGTATTTTTTTCAAAATATTTTTCTATTGAATCTGTTCTATCATCTGATGCAATTTTCCAATCTAAATCAAAAATTAATCCAAACATCTGTGCAAGTTTTTCATTCTTAATGTTGAAGCCAACTTCGTGAATATGTTTTAATGCTCGCCAATCAAAATTTTGACTTCCAATAAATAGAATTTCCCGATCAACAAGTATATATTTTGTGTGTATCACTCCACCAATTTTATTAAAATAATTAGTTGCTCTTACTTCAATATTTTTTATTTTATTCAAATCGTCAAGTGGTTGCGGATATGTTTTTTTCATTTTTGCATCAACGAGAAAACGAACTTGCACTCCTCGCTTTGCGGATTTTTTAATTTCCGATAGGATGTCTTCAAGTGGTTCACCCGCTTTATTTGAAACATAAAAACATTCAATCTCAATAGAATGTTGAGCCTTTTTTATTATTTCCATCCAAACTTCAAAAGTGCGTTCAGTTTCATCTAAACCAAGATCAGTTTCTATAGGAACACTCTCAACTATTTGATATGTTGATTCCGATTGTGCAAAAAGTGAATTATAAAAAAATAATGTTGTGGTTAGAATGACAGAGAAAATTATTGCTTTAAAAGATTTCATTAGAAATTCCTTTGATTTTATATTTTAATTTAAGATAGTCAAATTATTTCATATTATTTGAAGTGAAAAACCGTTTATTAAAATTCACATCGTAAGTAATAGATTTATATTCCATAGTAGTTTGTGTGTTTTCCTGATGATTTTTCATGACCATTTTCATTGGTGTGAGAATGTTTTCAACTTTTTGAATATCCTGTAAATACAATGATTTTAATAATTTTTTATCTCCATCATAGTAGTCAATCTGAATAGGAAAAAAATCGGACACTCGTATAAAACATACTAATTTGCTATATGAAATGTCATTATTTTTTTTTGTTAGTTTTACCTTATAACAATCATTTCCATTTATTTTCACTGTTTTTATAAATTTTGGAGTATAATCTTTTTTCCAACTATCTCCGGAACTCATATCTTCATAAGTAAAATCCGAACCCTCAAATTTTTGTTTTTTTGCGTGTGAAGCAAGTTTTCTAACTCGTCGTGTTCGTTGATTGTATGACCAAATATTGTCAGAATAATCGGTCATCAAAATTGCATTTCCTCTTACTCGCGATGGTTTTTTGTATCGCATTAATGAATTTTTGCCGTCATTGCTAATGAAAGAATCATATTCGAAAGTTCTTGTTGCACCGGA
Encoded proteins:
- a CDS encoding phospholipase D-like domain-containing protein; this translates as MKSFKAIIFSVILTTTLFFYNSLFAQSESTYQIVESVPIETDLGLDETERTFEVWMEIIKKAQHSIEIECFYVSNKAGEPLEDILSEIKKSAKRGVQVRFLVDAKMKKTYPQPLDDLNKIKNIEVRATNYFNKIGGVIHTKYILVDREILFIGSQNFDWRALKHIHEVGFNIKNEKLAQMFGLIFDLDWKIASDDRTDSIEKYFEKNTIQMINSKNPITLEVGTKKEIKLYPSFSPKNLIYSGMNWDEDEIIKLIDKAESEILIQLLSYSVKDKNEYYSKLDNAIRSASIRGVNVNIILSDWSKGKSKLPYLNSLAMIPNVKIHFTTIPEWSGGQIPYSRVEHCKFLLVDEQYGWLGTSNWAKDYFYKSRNMGIVFESKFVAEIIHKMFYKSWDSEYTNLILPNEKRKSTK
- a CDS encoding outer membrane lipoprotein-sorting protein, producing the protein MKRIFFTILIFSGIIFADAPSGIQLLNKMISMMNQKNAKAVMTQTIETSSGATRTFEYDSFISNDGKNSLMRYKKPSRVRGNAILMTDYSDNIWSYNQRTRRVRKLASHAKKQKFEGSDFTYEDMSSGDSWKKDYTPKFIKTVKINGNDCYKVKLTKKNNDISYSKLVCFIRVSDFFPIQIDYYDGDKKLLKSLYLQDIQKVENILTPMKMVMKNHQENTQTTMEYKSITYDVNFNKRFFTSNNMK